From a single Fibrobacter sp. UWH4 genomic region:
- a CDS encoding flavodoxin family protein, which produces MIKAMFINGSPRKNGNTAKLLNRAMEGAKDAGAEVEMVNLYDRDLVYKGCMSCFACKVKGGRKGVCSFKDGLQPILERAVEADVLICGSPVYCGYPTAGLRAFTERLIFPAVNYSNFMQPVVNKPKRSASIFTMNCPDLQMYKANAYDILMDAGAKNLGIFGPTEILYSFDTYQFHDYAKYDAAQIDETHKAQIRETQFPKDLEKAYELGKRLCGEG; this is translated from the coding sequence ATGATCAAGGCAATGTTTATCAACGGGAGCCCCCGAAAGAACGGCAACACGGCCAAACTCCTGAACCGCGCCATGGAAGGAGCGAAAGACGCTGGTGCCGAGGTGGAAATGGTAAACCTTTACGACCGCGACCTGGTTTACAAAGGCTGCATGAGCTGCTTTGCCTGCAAGGTCAAGGGTGGCCGCAAGGGCGTGTGTTCTTTCAAGGACGGCTTGCAGCCCATTCTCGAAAGGGCCGTAGAAGCCGACGTATTGATTTGCGGTTCGCCGGTCTATTGCGGGTACCCCACCGCCGGACTTCGCGCCTTTACGGAAAGGCTCATCTTCCCGGCCGTAAACTATTCGAACTTTATGCAGCCTGTGGTGAACAAGCCCAAACGCTCGGCATCCATTTTCACCATGAACTGCCCCGATTTGCAGATGTACAAGGCCAACGCCTACGATATCTTGATGGATGCAGGCGCAAAGAACCTTGGAATATTCGGCCCGACCGAAATCCTTTACTCCTTCGACACCTACCAGTTCCACGACTACGCCAAATACGATGCGGCGCAAATTGACGAAACCCACAAGGCGCAAATACGGGAAACGCAATTCCCCAAGGATCTGGAAAAAGCCTACGAACTCGGCAAGAGACTATGTGGCGAAGGGTAG
- a CDS encoding radical SAM protein translates to MHFTEPVYRNPYWPTWPLIQITQGCTHNSCKFCTMYKDVSFRMQPMDLLEEDLRELRADDPHAKTIQLLSANPLAPAYDRLMPRLELIKKYLPELEHMYTATRVSDLKNKTVEQLRNLRDIGVNEISLGVESGDAWTLKRINKGYAPEDILEQCHKLEEAGIQYWVTFLNGVAGREYSENHAIHTAEIFNQLKPMLVGTGGLTLFPGTPLLEEARRGEFTPLTERELMQELKLFLERLTCDCELNAHHTSSMNLSGPFLARKKEILDSLQYGIDHFDMDKLTKIRNKKRTL, encoded by the coding sequence ATGCATTTTACCGAACCCGTTTACAGGAACCCCTACTGGCCCACGTGGCCCCTCATCCAGATTACGCAGGGCTGCACCCACAATAGTTGCAAGTTCTGCACCATGTACAAGGACGTGTCCTTCCGCATGCAGCCCATGGACCTGCTGGAAGAAGACCTGCGCGAGCTCCGTGCCGACGACCCTCACGCAAAGACCATCCAGCTGCTGAGCGCAAACCCGCTGGCCCCCGCCTACGACAGGCTCATGCCCCGGCTGGAACTTATCAAAAAGTATCTGCCCGAACTGGAGCACATGTACACGGCAACACGGGTCTCTGACCTGAAAAACAAGACCGTGGAGCAGTTGCGCAACCTGCGCGATATCGGCGTGAACGAGATTTCCCTTGGCGTAGAAAGCGGCGACGCCTGGACGCTGAAGCGAATCAACAAGGGCTACGCCCCCGAAGATATTCTGGAGCAATGCCACAAGCTGGAAGAAGCAGGAATCCAGTATTGGGTCACCTTCCTGAACGGCGTGGCGGGCCGCGAGTACAGCGAAAACCACGCTATCCACACGGCGGAGATTTTCAACCAGTTGAAGCCCATGCTGGTAGGCACCGGCGGACTCACGCTGTTCCCCGGGACGCCGCTCCTGGAAGAAGCCCGCCGCGGGGAATTCACGCCGCTTACGGAACGCGAGCTGATGCAGGAACTGAAACTTTTCCTGGAGCGCCTGACCTGCGACTGCGAACTCAATGCGCACCACACGTCGTCCATGAATTTGAGCGGACCGTTCCTTGCCCGCAAAAAAGAAATTCTAGATTCTCTGCAATACGGCATCGACCATTTCGACATGGACAAGCTGACCAAAATCCGCAACAAGAAGAGGACTCTGTAA
- a CDS encoding winged helix-turn-helix transcriptional regulator, translated as MDRRDSHGNPLRKLLEKFECYGYPPRVEYRVTEHGKKLYIIVYRMTEWGAEHRRVILGGHLPNGK; from the coding sequence ATGGACCGTCGAGATTCTCACGGCAATCCTCTGCGGAAGCTGCTCGAAAAGTTCGAATGCTACGGCTACCCGCCCCGCGTCGAATACCGCGTGACCGAGCACGGCAAAAAGCTTTACATCATCGTTTACCGCATGACAGAATGGGGCGCGGAACACCGGCGAGTCATACTGGGCGGCCACTTACCAAACGGTAAGTAA